DNA from Mugil cephalus isolate CIBA_MC_2020 chromosome 5, CIBA_Mcephalus_1.1, whole genome shotgun sequence:
TCCGACTGGActttaaaaggatgacgaggagtgatcgcaaatcgCAGATCgtaaatattccgtttattattttactgttgaaactgaaacaatGTTGGCTAACTAACTGTTTGCTTATCTGACTTATCTGACGGATTTCTGAATTTATCTTAAGGTAGGACTTCATCAGAAAATAccgcataaattaatattacctgacgttaaatatgaaccacaacaccaggatTCGGGGTCTAGCTTCCAGTCGTTTCATAGTAATgtagcgatccatttacttctcttttctttggcagatagatatctgtaaaaatatatctccgactgcttttcaaatctgttggtacagtcagtcacacaacacctctttcccattttttaacttaattttataGTTTAGACGTTATTAAAGcccatgattcaaactaatgttgctcatctccatgttcaactgtcacgtgttgccactcagtggccgtaaccatggagacttcgcatGACTTCACtatgacgtcacgtgcataccctcaaTAAAGGTTTCTGATGCTACTGTAGCTACTACTACCCCATGTCTTTGCTATAATTAAATTTTGTCAAGTGAATTTGAAAACATTAATTTCCTTGGTATGTTTCTCTAATATTCAGATATACGTGTGATGAGCCCAGTGACTTGTTTTTCAAAAGCTAAAGTGGATGTTGGATGATGGAACGTGTCACACTTTGTGCACAGGAATGTCTTCAAACACGCCCAGTCCTAAATAGTAAGTACGCAAATACTTGCAATAATAGCACTTCTTGTCaggtgagtttttttgttgttgttttgctttgtcaTGTCAGCTCCTTTGCCAAGGCTACGTGGCATTCACAAGGCTGTATAACTGTCCACTGTGCATTTGTAGCTCTTCACACttactttatatttttgaaCAGTTCTACAAGGTGTTTACACTTGGTGAgagtaaaacaacaaataatcaCTGAGGAACAaagcgtcctcctcctcaccttgtCTTTGCAGCTCATGTTAATCACCAGGTCTTCATCTTCCAGAAGCCTGCAGGCGTAGCCAATGTTGACAGCCGTCTCTGGCTTGTCACCGGTCAGAACCCACACCTGGATGCCTGCCTCCCGTAGAGCCAGGATGGTGTCTGGGACGTCCTCCTGCAGACGGTCCTCGATACCCGTTGCCCCTGCAGAACAACATAAACCCAAGGCCAGTTATCATTCATGCAcataatgtacagtatgttctcCAAATGTTGTGAATGATGCCTGTTGGCTTGATGTCTGTTACCTAGCAGAGAGAGGTTTGTCTCTAGCTGAACAGCGGTCTCCATGAGGAGCTCCTCTCTGTTGTCTATGGCAGTCAGAGCTGTTTGCCTGTCCTCTAACCAGCTTTGATATGCTTTCTCACTCACAACCTGCAacacaaggagaaaaacaataaaaaaaggcatTCTTTCAAATAAGTAAATGATGCTggtaaatataattatatttggTTGTATACCTTCTTTGTAATGCACAGTGTGCGTAGCCCCTCCTTAGCATAGCAGTCAAGGTGATGCTGAGTATCAGTTGctattttcttcttgttgcCACGTAGGTGTTCtggaaataatgtatttttatatttatgtagtTTTATTCTAAATTCAGAGACGACTCAGATGATCTCAGAAGTGAACGATGAATgtaagtaattaaataaatgcagctttCATCAACACATACCTGCGTATGGTGTACCAAGTAGTTCCATGATGGAGTAGTCTGCACCTTTAGTGTACAGCACAAACTCTTTTGTGATTGGATGCCGCACCAGAACAGACATTCTTTTCCTGTTGGAGTCAAAGGCCAAGGTGTCCAGCACCTCAAACACCAGGTCCTCTCCAGTGGGGAGCCTCACCGTCACGCTGTCAGGGGTGCGGGCCAGCAGAGTGAAGCCATATGCCTTGGCTGCGTACACCAGGGCGGCCTCGTCTGGACTCTCCGCCTCATAGCTCAGATTATCCAAGGGGGCTGCGGGCTTGTCGCTCTGGGGGTGAGCGTGGAGCGAACATGCCTGGAGCCCATTGGTGTCCACAACCCCCTCCATTTTTATGGAGGGATAAAAATGGTCCTCTGTAGCCGAGTCCTCTGAGAGGGTTCGTCTTTTATTGGACATCATTGTGCATGAGGTAAGGCGGTCGTATAAAGATCCGGCGTTTTTCACCAGGCTGGACAGCGTAACCAGTGGATTATTTGTCTGGCCAAAGTACGAAGAGTCACTTCCCTGAAGGAAAACGAATAAAGAAAGCGAGATTAAATATTATGTTATTAAGAAGATATCTTGCCACTTAACATATATGGGGATAGACCAGTTCCCTTAGCAATAATTTACAGTAGTTCCACTAGTTGTTCGTGCATTTatctttaattacatttaatttaattgcaaCTCTAGGGAGAAAAGCCACATATAGAGTTCTCCCATCTGCTGGATCTCAGAACAGCACAGTTAGGAGCAGCAAATTCTCTAAATAATAAAGCCTTCCACGATTGCTTCTGCAAGCCTCTCTTAATTATATGGCAAATTTAGTGAAGACTCAGAACGTTTACAACTGGGActtcaaacacaaaagaaaattaGCCCTGATTTAAGCTAACAGTTCAGATTAAACGTCACCGTAATGTTTCCTTCATTAAAAGTTTGCAGAtggtgaaagaaaataagacgGGACTAATCTCTCCCATCCCGACCGTGcccctccatctcttctttcCATCCACAGTCGCAGTACCAAAGGAGTGCTTACCCGCTGTCTCTGAggtgttgccatggaaaccacCACCGTGTTGCAAATGGCTAGAGCCAGAAAAAAGTCCAGGTAAGGATCCGTCTGCAGACGGCTGCTGTTGCTCTCTGCCCTGCTAATCTGCTGAAGCAGCTTCCTGTCTGGAATCACCTCAGTTTCCTGTTGGAGTAGAAGTTAatcagttttttaattaaacgcTCGCTATTGACAAACTGCCCctagttttatttttggcttttCACTGATTCGACTTGAGGGGATTGGAGAAAGTTTGGGGCTTTTAAACTTTTTCGCACAGCGCTGACTGTCTGCGTTAAAGGAAAGATTgcaggaaggacagaaggaaggggGGAAGCGTTCGCTCATACAAGCATTCTGCTCTGTTAGAGACGCAGCGTGAGGGATGCTAAAGATGgactctgtgctctgtgctgGAATAAatgcaagacttttttttctgtctcggCCTGTGTCTCCAGATCTGTGCTCCCTGCCCCGTGGACAAAAATAGTCACAGAGATACTGTACTATATATCAAGACTGCGATGAGTAATCTATAGTGCACGTTTACAGTTTGTGGGACATACGTGGTCTGTGCCAAATGGTGCCCAGCATGACCATATGTCCCGTCACAGACACAGGGGCAACTCTGAGCCAAAATGGATGTGCTCATCACTGACACCTAGCAGCTCGGCCATCTGCAGCAGGGACTGGGACCGAGAGGCCTTTTGACACTAGGATGGGTCAGTTTTGGGTAAACAAACGTCAGTTTGAAGTCTGGATTCAGATGTGAAATCTGTTTGGGTAAGAAAGTCCTTGTGAAATATCCTTTGAAACGgttcaatgtgtattttaaatcttaaaaaaaagtgccaGTTACTCAAAAACTAAACAGGATTTGAAGGAGAACTCATACCCCTAGTTCACCACAAACACGCACTGTCATTTTCCTCAGTCATGATTATtatatgaagacaaaaaaaaactccccctTCCTGAATTAAATagctggtttattttatttattcgaCTGAGCGATTAGCATACCAGTGGACTGCTGAAGGCCACGTTGCTCTGAGCGTTTCCTGCGACCTTGCTCTTGCGTCTGCTTCCACGGTGTTGTAAGTCTTCAGGGTTGGTGTCATCTGAGTCCAGGGACCAACTTGTCCGTAGGGGTCGGGGACGCTGGTTGAATATAACATCGTCCTCTGACTCTGGTTCATCAAGGACAGCCAAGCGGATGGCTGTCAATCCAAAAAGACAGTACTgatgtataaaaacatgcacaaacaccGGTTCAAATGCTGAATCCTCAACCTCGACAATAGCGGTTAAGAGTTTAAGAGTGTCTCTTCTTCATGTATCTCTAAACACATTTGGACATGCAATGCGTTTTAGTAAAGAATCTGGGTGTGACTGAgtcaaaaaaatggaaacagaaatagaaatgcAGAGCCGACAAGGAAGTGCATGCCAAACAAAGGTTAGAACAACAGATCAGAGTCAAAGCGCGATATAATAATCAGACTATGGTTCACAGCTCCATGACATCTGaagataaaataacatcaaTGGCATACGtgaaacagttgtttttttttgtcttgatcTTGTTGTAAGATTACATTAATATCACAGACTACAGTAATATGCTCTCAGCTAGTACTCTAATCTCAATATGTGAGTGTTATCTCGCTATGTGCTATGTTAGCATCACTGTGAGCGTCGTGGGAGgagtattttctgttttgtgatCAACTGAAATATTGATGAAAAGTTGACTTGATTGAAGCCAATGcagaagtgccaaaaactgctcAAACTGTTCTTAAAATGAGCACTTGGGACTGGCTTGGAAGGCGAATCAATTCCCATGTACCACCATGATAAGATGTCCAACTTTACAACGgaatgtgaataaatgttttgatgctaaatacaaaaaaaaaaaaaaacatgttttctaaaGTCTTCCCTTTTATAATGATCGAATGAGGGGGAATTCTCAAGAATTTAAATCACATCAAGGCTCAAAAttgtgcataattaagggcgtagATGTGCTTTCGAGTCATCTGACTCACGCTCGACCTCTTAACACACTTTTGAGCCAACAGGAAACTATGCTGTCTTCAGTGAACTTGTGAGTTTCTGGTTACAACATGGGATGTCTGGCACACAACCTTTAAACTCTGACCTTATTGGAAATTTCCACTGTGTGAATTTCCCAAGACGGAGCTGTTTCGTGTGGCGTTTACTCATTAATGTGGTAAACGTTAACAGTTAAGCCATTGGGAGTATGGCGACGACCGACACGAGCTTCAGAACCTCTCTTCAGATGTTGCTCGTCTTTGTACACGATTGAAGCTCGTAGgcgataaattaaaataatgccaaacattaaaaaaagttcCTTCACTGCCACTGGTCAACACTGGGAATGTGCCAATGTGAAGATAAATAATTCATTGCCTCGCACCATTATCCCTAAAACAACTCTGGCAGTAAAAGGCTGAatgaatctttatttaaaactaTTAATGTAACTCTCAACTTAAGGGGGCACAAAAGCGGGATGTAAAAGTAATCATGAAGTAATATGGCCTAATAACTACTCAATTATGTGTCATTTTACTTGGGGTTggacataaaacaaatgtaactaATATTTAATTAACGAGGCATTAATAGTTTTGTGGCCGTGAAGCAAGAACAGTTCATTAACAGAGTGGTCAGTATGTCACGACGGACATGTTTGGACTCATCGCTCCTCAGTCTGTTACTAATTCTGGCTgtaatcattaattaattaacaagaCGTCCTCGATTTGTTCCTTATGAGCTCCACTTACAGTGTTGTGTACCGCGTTTTACATCACTTCCAAGTCAGGACAAAAGCAGTGACAGGTGCTTCGTCTGCAGACGTTACCGTTCTCTTTGTGCGGGTACTCGGTGCCCATGATGGAGCATCGGCGAAACACCATCTTGTTCTCGGTGAGGGTGCCCGTCTTGTCCGAGAAGATGTATTCAATCTGCCCCAGGTCCTCTGTGATGTTCAGAGCCTTACACTGCATGCGGCTGTTTGTCTCCTCGTCATAGAGGTCAATGTCGTTAATGATGAAGTAGATCTGGCCAATCTTGACCAGCTCGATGGAGACGTAGAGAGCGATTGGAATCAGGATCTgtaggaaaggaaaggaaaggaaaggaaaggaaaggaaaggaaaggaaaggaaaggaaaggaaaggaaggtgagataaagagagagggacacaaacaacagagaagaaatgGTGTTGATAACACAAGCAAAAATGTAAAGATAAGTTCAGAATAGATggggacaaaaacacagaacgagcaaaaaaagagaggaggagatgaaaggtaACCCACGGAGAAAACCAGAGGAAAGTAGTCGAGGAGATTAGTTTAATGACTTCAAAATGAATCTAAACACCATCATAAATAGTCTCTCTCAGACACCTGCAGCAGGATGATCATGGTGAAGAACATGTAGAAGCTGGACAGACTGGGGCTGTTCTGGTGACCGTTGTCGAAGACCAGGTACGGGGGCATGCCAGGCAGCGTCTTCAGCCATACGTAGTGACCTGCATGTACGAGGACAGCGGGATTAATCACACTGACTGCGGAGCGGCGGAGGAAAGCTATTTTTGGCACCACACCTTCCCCTGTCTCCTCCCTTTCCACTTGGTACGGTTTTAGGCTTGTGGCCAAAGTGAATTTTCTCTACGTTTCTTCTTGGCACTGTAAAGCGCCCTCATAAATGGAAACGTGTTAATCGTGATAGTTCAGTGTCGTCACCCGCTACTGACCCACAGCTCCGACGAGACACATGGTGAAGAGGAGAATGACGCAGAAGAAGACGTCCGTGTTCAGCTTCCGCTCCAGTTTGCTGCGCTTGTATCTCGGCCCCTTGTTGTTGAGCATGGACTTGGTTTCACGGCCTTGGAGGTTGGAAAAGAAGGAGTGGATTCAGACAGGAGATCAATATCATATCTTACAACATGTGCTCATTCTCTAACAATTCatgctaaaacaaacaaacaaaaaaaacgatacTGCGGAATTATGAGGCTTTCTCCACTTTTTATAATACACATGCAAGTGTTCAAGACAGATGCTCATGATTTTAACCATTTTCTCCAAGAAATGACTCAAAAACTAGTTGATTCACAAGAGGAATGTctgaattttaattaattttatttatccaaTGCTTTTTATAATCAAGACAATTCAATGAGTCTTAGTTAAAGCTAAACTAGAATGAACAATGGGGACGTAAACATTACACCTGCTAATAATCACTATGTCACTTGTCACTGTGAGCACATAGAGCACTGTGAGGTCATGAGTACAGTCCGCGTGACTGTAGACTAAGTTGGTGAAAGTAATAAATaggtaaataaaatgtatttctgcagaaaatgttgtatatatatatatacatatgattTGGTTGGAAGTGAGTTAAAACTGTCCACTCATTACCTCATCAACTCAAAAGACTTGGTtgttagacaaaaaaaaaaaaaaaagaaagaatgcaaAAGTTCAAGGTTAAGGCTGTGAAGCAGCCGAGAAAATGAAGAATGTACCTGCGTATACCACAAAGCCGACAGCATGCTCTGTGTTTCTCACTGTGCAGCCTCGCAGCAGCAGACTCTCAATTCCAGCTCCCACCTTCACCTTATCAGGTTTCTCTCTGCAGCGGGGGAAAAGTGAGAAACCACCTTTGTACTGTCAGATCTCGTTAGAGATTCATTACTGCTTACCCCCCCATTAGCGGTTCTCCTGCTTTACGACCATATAGCCGGACAGCGCGTGCAGACCATCAGTAAGAGGTGTGGTGCCTGAGGAAATCGATTACAGGCCATTACAGCCTCTGGTCGCATCAGGAAGTCCAGCGAGTGGGTTGCTATTAGTTTTGCTGTGAAAGGGCTTCAAGAAAGTGTTTGTGGAATCCATGTGATCTGCGTATTTGATACTCACACATAACACTTAAAGTGATTCAGGTTGCTGTTGGGCTTTTCACACACCACGGTGCTGTTGAAGCTTTCAGGATCAAACTCTGCATTCTGTCAAATGTGGAGAAACATTACGTCATCACAACACGAACGGAAACTTTCTGGAAGCAACTCGACGCGTGTTTCACGGTTGATAAGATTACTTCAGCCCAAATGTACGACTTTACGGTATGCAATCCAACTAGTAATTTCGTCACAGCCGAtctaggaggaggaggagggagtggcgGAGTGTGCAGGAGGACAGGAAAGAGAAACGGAAGGGAGTAACTGAACCAAGTAGTTGCAGATTCATCTCAAGAGACTTACCGAGACGCTGAGGCCAGACACAACCCTCCTCTGCTTCAGGTTGGTCTCTCCGTCCAGGTTGGCCGTCTCCATGTGACACACGCCATTGGGGTCTGAGgtgtaaaggagaaggaggTCCGCCGGGATGACCTCGTTGCTAACCACCTTTACAAAATCCCCCACTCGCACATTCTTCCACGGCCTCTCCACAAACTGCTTCTCCTTCCTGAAATCAGGGCCATAAATACAGATTATCACCATCATGTCACGTTTTAGTGACATCTATTAACTGCACCATTGGCATCATTGGCACGTTTTTTTATttcgtgttttgtttgtttttggagagCGGCCcaagtttttttgtgtcttgtgATTTTTAGAATGAGGAAACATTCAGGAGAATGACATTATGAACTCAGAGGTTGTTCCCAAAATCAGTGGCCTTCCCAGAGTCTGATGGTTTAAACCTGCACGTCAGGCTGGCTAACCACAAGTGACAGAGAGCTGCAGGTATGCTGCCCTGCATGTAGGACCTGATCGGGTAGCTGCTACTAACACCACACCTCACGCCAAACAAAGTGAGGGGACTTTGTTtggatttatgtatttatagaATGCTTTCTTTAGATTATCACGAGGCCCGCACAAATGTAAGGAAGGAGTCTGACAAGACTGGTTTAAGAGACTGCACTTATAAGCTCTTGTTAGAGTTACTTGAGGAGAAAGACAGCGCTCCCGTGCTCTGAACTGTAAATTTGAAGCCAGGCGCCAGTTAGCTGAGATTAGCACAATGACTGGAACAACGGGTAAACTTGTTTCCTCAAACCAGCCCCTGTCCAAAGGTGACATTATTCTTTTGCAAGACAGCAGTTAAGCCATAGCCCGGGGCATTAACCTCCTATAAAAGTCAGTGTTATGTCTGGTTGTAGCACAGATTACTCAAGTGTATCAATTAATACATTTACTCAAATTCTTGAAGCTTTAATTTATGTCTCTCACAAACCTTAAACTTGGACTTTAAGTAATGTAATAAGGTAACTTAGCTATGTGGATCGCCTTTGTGATAAAGGCATTTCACAGAGAGTCTTAAGAGATAAGGCAACATTTTATATAGATAATGagtttgtttataatagtcgtAATAACAAGCACGCCGTGGGTAGATGTCTTTTGACACAGTGAGATGAGGTGTGGTGACTGGTTTTGATTGCTCAGCGTCGAGCAGACAATAAAGCTAGCTGCGTCTAATAATACAAGAACACGACTTAGCGTTTCACAATCATTATTGAcaacttgtttgtttcatgtttgcCAGGTCTGAGTGTCGTAGTGAACTGAGGAGATACGGAGATAGGACGGCCCTGAAAGATAAGGCATGTCATGCTTAGACGCAGACATTTCTCACggctgtgaaaacaaaacaaaacaaaacaaaacaacaaaaaacaaacaaaaaaaaaacaggtgacgGATGATAGGAAATGAATACATGCATCTGAGGGTGTGATGAGCTTAATTGCTGTCATCTTACTGCATTCCACGTGGGCCTTTACGGGAACAGAAATGACGACAGATTTCAGAGTCCTCATGCTCCGTGTGTGTTGAAATCGGTTCTCCGGTAGCTTTTTAGATTCATAAACTAGCTAGCTAGGTAGCtagctggagaaaaaaaaaggagcttctTCACGACGCATTTGTGTACTTCAAAGAGATCCCAGCCCATTGATTTTTGTCTAATCTTTACATCTTTACCAGCCAGTGAGCCATTAGAGACCCACAAGAACATGCTCACCGCGGCTAAACTACTGCATACAGTATACGATTGTGCGAGGCAGCGGCGACCAGTGTCCACTAACGGGCCCGGAGGGACTCGCTTATTCTCTGAAGTGCTTGAATTGCTGCATCTTGAGGCCACCTGGACCCAATCtccgcacgcacacatacaaacacacgctcgtacataaacacacagtgcaGACTGCAACACCCCtgctgactgttttttttttttttttggggaaattTGAAAGCAAGCAGCTGCTGGTTAAGTGACCAACACTTCCAGAGGTTGAGGATTCACCATCACGGAGAAGGAGCCTCCAGTTTCACTTCGTATCCACAGGTAATCCACATCCTCGCCTCCACCGCACTCCaaaaactgaagctgaagaTTCGGGGACGACGGCGTTCATCCTCTTTTGtgcgttatttatttttcaccagtTGTTCAAAAACAGTTAACCGCTAACCTTACCACCTTTGCTTACGCCAATACCCAGATGAGGAGTTCATCAAATGTGAGCAAATGTAGTGGCGAGAGATATCGTGTGAGGCTCTTCCAAAGAGAAATAATCTCCcacacattttctctttctaAGTCAAAAATTCCCACGGGGTGCTGGAACGCAGaggagacaaaacacacacacacacacacacacacagcacaatcGCACAGATCTACACACTCACGCAGCAGGGAGATAAGaatcacaaacacagatgtggaGGTGCCTTTAACCATGAGAGCTTCCACTCGCCCCATCACGCACGAACAGCAAAACACACTGCATCTGTGTTCAGGACGTTATTGTGTTCTAGCTAATTACCTGCTGTAGATGTAACATGGCGTGTTGTTAAGCTTCTTGTCCGACTGGTACCTCCTGAAGTCTTCCCAGGCGTCCTTCAGGGCCGTCAGAGCCAAGATGACACAGATGGGGATGAGTGCCACATCGGGTTCGAAGGCGTTCACTACGGGGAAAAAGTTCAGAATTGCCAGGCCCACAAAGTAAAGGTTAGCCACGCGGTGGAACTGCTCAAAAAGGTTCATAGGGAGAAAAAAGAGCAGGGTGTATTTGGTCGTTTTGACGACATTTGACGGGAAGTAGCGGTTTGGTTGCTTGCTCTTGTCCAGTCCCTCGTAAGGCAGATTGGAAACCAGGGTTCGGAGCTCGGACTCCCGTGCCCTCTGACCTCGCAGACTATCCCTTATCAGGGCCAGAGGGCTTCTCCACGGCATGGCTGACCCTCcgctttccttttcctcttctcacCAGATCTTCATTCCCATCCTCTCAAAGCTTTCCTTCAACTCTAGGAGCCTGTCCTTGCGAAGCATTCTCTCCCTCGGCGATACTTTGCGAGTGTGTGAGGCCTGTGTTAAAACAAGTGACAGCACACCTTGTCGTCACCAGAGTCCGCCCCTTACGTTGACAGGTGTGTTTGCATTCCTTGCACTGAGGCTGTTAGAGGAAATATGCCAGATATGAGTAATGAGAGTTCCAGTGACTCCACTGATTTTGGACTTTGAAGCCCACAACCTCACGTTTGAGCGAAATCACTGAACCGACGATTCCAACTCTCTGAAAGTGTCCTTTGCTTTGCAGATGCAGCGAGGCGGTGACACCGGTGGAGCGGTTTAAAGTGCCGTTAACGGGTGCTCGCAAGCGGGTGTTGAAACTTCAGACACAAACGTAAATAAACTGCTGTGACACGTACGAGTCAAAGCCCACTAATGAGCCGGTAATCTGATATTTACTCAGGGCAAACATACATGGAGACAATTTACACACCTGCATGCAGATCACAGTGTTTAAAAAGATCTGATTTGTTGTTTGTAGTAAgaccagaataaataaagagtgagCCTCCTTATGGGCACGAGTGCAGAAATTTAACAGGTTGGCAGAGACGGTTTCTTGtcaaatgaagaagaaatgatgTGCTGGCTCAGCGTAAAAATTTGATGTAATGATTTCCAAggatatttttaagttatttcaacTTAGCTCGTATTGAGTAGCTGCCACTTTCTAGTAGAGGTGTTttaaagcatccagtatttgtatttgtattcaaataaaattcaaaata
Protein-coding regions in this window:
- the atp10b gene encoding phospholipid-transporting ATPase VD isoform X2 — its product is MGGEKPDKVKVGAGIESLLLRGCTVRNTEHAVGFVVYAGRETKSMLNNKGPRYKRSKLERKLNTDVFFCVILLFTMCLVGAVGHYVWLKTLPGMPPYLVFDNGHQNSPSLSSFYMFFTMIILLQILIPIALYVSIELVKIGQIYFIINDIDLYDEETNSRMQCKALNITEDLGQIEYIFSDKTGTLTENKMVFRRCSIMGTEYPHKENAIRLAVLDEPESEDDVIFNQRPRPLRTSWSLDSDDTNPEDLQHRGSRRKSKVAGNAQSNVAFSSPLETEVIPDRKLLQQISRAESNSSRLQTDPYLDFFLALAICNTVVVSMATPQRQRGSDSSYFGQTNNPLVTLSSLVKNAGSLYDRLTSCTMMSNKRRTLSEDSATEDHFYPSIKMEGVVDTNGLQACSLHAHPQSDKPAAPLDNLSYEAESPDEAALVYAAKAYGFTLLARTPDSVTVRLPTGEDLVFEVLDTLAFDSNRKRMSVLVRHPITKEFVLYTKGADYSIMELLGTPYAEHLRGNKKKIATDTQHHLDCYAKEGLRTLCITKKVVSEKAYQSWLEDRQTALTAIDNREELLMETAVQLETNLSLLGATGIEDRLQEDVPDTILALREAGIQVWVLTGDKPETAVNIGYACRLLEDEDLVINMSCKDKIMCTSILDCTLEEVRRYSADPRNVDTTPDISLVIDGRTLTMAMSADLQDRFVDLAKRCRSVLCCRVTPLQKSGVVKLVREKLKVMTLAVGDGANDVNMIQAADIGIGISGQEGMQAVMASDFAISRFKHLKKLLLVHGHWCYTRLANMIIYFFYKNAAYVNLLFWYQFFCGFSGTSMIDYWLLIFFNLFFTSVPPIMFGIMDKDVSAEVLLGVPDLYKTGQGKGEYRFSTFWASMLDAFYQSLVCFFIPYWTYQGSDIDMFTFGTPLNTIALFTILLHLSIEVKSWTRVHWLIILGSVALFFIVTLAYSATCVTCNPPSNPYWVMQRQMADPIFYLVCILSTVVALLPRYVFHVLKNSIAPSPILQARLLDRMEPSTRDEWIKEWRSLRGGGHVRRSRLSTPPSPTLDATVENYPGCFTADDVGDDPTLNVISVKSQGPVHT
- the atp10b gene encoding phospholipid-transporting ATPase VB isoform X1, whose translation is MPWRSPLALIRDSLRGQRARESELRTLVSNLPYEGLDKSKQPNRYFPSNVVKTTKYTLLFFLPMNLFEQFHRVANLYFVGLAILNFFPVVNAFEPDVALIPICVILALTALKDAWEDFRRYQSDKKLNNTPCYIYSRKEKQFVERPWKNVRVGDFVKVVSNEVIPADLLLLYTSDPNGVCHMETANLDGETNLKQRRVVSGLSVSNAEFDPESFNSTVVCEKPNSNLNHFKCYVEKPDKVKVGAGIESLLLRGCTVRNTEHAVGFVVYAGRETKSMLNNKGPRYKRSKLERKLNTDVFFCVILLFTMCLVGAVGHYVWLKTLPGMPPYLVFDNGHQNSPSLSSFYMFFTMIILLQILIPIALYVSIELVKIGQIYFIINDIDLYDEETNSRMQCKALNITEDLGQIEYIFSDKTGTLTENKMVFRRCSIMGTEYPHKENAIRLAVLDEPESEDDVIFNQRPRPLRTSWSLDSDDTNPEDLQHRGSRRKSKVAGNAQSNVAFSSPLETEVIPDRKLLQQISRAESNSSRLQTDPYLDFFLALAICNTVVVSMATPQRQRGSDSSYFGQTNNPLVTLSSLVKNAGSLYDRLTSCTMMSNKRRTLSEDSATEDHFYPSIKMEGVVDTNGLQACSLHAHPQSDKPAAPLDNLSYEAESPDEAALVYAAKAYGFTLLARTPDSVTVRLPTGEDLVFEVLDTLAFDSNRKRMSVLVRHPITKEFVLYTKGADYSIMELLGTPYAEHLRGNKKKIATDTQHHLDCYAKEGLRTLCITKKVVSEKAYQSWLEDRQTALTAIDNREELLMETAVQLETNLSLLGATGIEDRLQEDVPDTILALREAGIQVWVLTGDKPETAVNIGYACRLLEDEDLVINMSCKDKIMCTSILDCTLEEVRRYSADPRNVDTTPDISLVIDGRTLTMAMSADLQDRFVDLAKRCRSVLCCRVTPLQKSGVVKLVREKLKVMTLAVGDGANDVNMIQAADIGIGISGQEGMQAVMASDFAISRFKHLKKLLLVHGHWCYTRLANMIIYFFYKNAAYVNLLFWYQFFCGFSGTSMIDYWLLIFFNLFFTSVPPIMFGIMDKDVSAEVLLGVPDLYKTGQGKGEYRFSTFWASMLDAFYQSLVCFFIPYWTYQGSDIDMFTFGTPLNTIALFTILLHLSIEVKSWTRVHWLIILGSVALFFIVTLAYSATCVTCNPPSNPYWVMQRQMADPIFYLVCILSTVVALLPRYVFHVLKNSIAPSPILQARLLDRMEPSTRDEWIKEWRSLRGGGHVRRSRLSTPPSPTLDATVENYPGCFTADDVGDDPTLNVISVKSQGPVHT